The genomic DNA GGATACAACTGATAGCTGGGTCCTGCGCAACGGAAGGTTATGAACCCCGTCAGGTCCGGAAGGAAGCAGCGGCAGTAACCGACTCCGTGTGCCGCGGGGGTGCCCAGCTATCAGTTGTATCCGTTAATTCCGCACTCCTCATCCCCCCTGTATTCCGGTTGCCCCAACATGCTGTTGAGCAGCGAGGTCATTGTCCCTTGTCATATCTCGTACTAGCCCGAAAATGGCGCCCGCAGACGTTCGCTGACCTGATCGGCCAGGAGCACGTCAGTCAGACGCTTAAAAATGCGATCGACGGCGGCAGGGTCGCCCATGCCTTTCTTTTTACCGGTGCCCGAGGGGTCGGCAAAACCAGCTCAGCCCGCATACTCGCCAAGGCGCTTAACTGCGATGCAGGCCCGGCTGCAGAACCGTGCAACGCCTGCCCCACCTGTAAGGAAATAACGGATGGCAATTCCGTCGATGTTTTCGAAATCGACGGCGCGTCTAATACCGGTGTGGACGACATACGGGAGCTGCGCGATACGATCAAGTACCTCCCGTCGCGAAGCCGCTTCAAGATATTCATCATCGACGAAGTGCACATGCTTTCGACGAACGCCTTCAACGCCCTTCTGAAGACGCTGGAAGAGCCGCCGCCCCACGTCAAGTTCATCTTCGCTACAACCGAACCTCACAAAGTTCCCGTTACCATACTGTCCCGATGCCAGCGGTTCGACTTCAAGCGCATATCGCTGCCCATGATAGTGGCGCGCCTTCGTTACATCGTTGACCGGGAAGAGATAACCATTTCCGATGCATCCCTCGCCGTGGTGGCCCGCAAAGGTGACGGCAGCATGAGGGATTCCCTCTCCACGCTCGACCAGGTTCTTGCTTTCTGTGGTGCGAATGTAGCCGATGATGATGTGGTGACCCTTCTGGGTGTGGTGGACCGCCGACTTCTACATGAGACCGTTTCGGCGGTATTCGCCAGGGACACCGTCGCGGTCCTCGACATCGTAAAGCGGGTGGATGCTTATGGCGCAAATATGCGCAACTTCTGCCAGGAGCTGATCGAGTGCTTCCGCCATCTGTTGATCCTGCAGGCAGCGGGGGATGTTTCCGATCTGCTGGACGTTTCGGAGGGAGAGCTGGCCGAATTGCGGGCTCAGGCCAAGGCCGTAACTCTCATCGATCTCCAGCGCCAGTTGACGCTCCTCCTCAAGGCGGAGAACGATATGGCCCACTCCTCGTTCCCTCGGCTCATCATGGAAATGGCTCTGATAAAAATGGCGACACTTGTCCCGGTCGTGCCGGTCGATGATCTTATCGCGCGGTTAAAAGTGCTGGAGGGGAAAACGGGGGGTGTTGTGGCATCCTCTTCACCCGTATGGGATTCCGGTCCTTCCCGTCAAGCCGGTCAGGCTCCGTCAGTGCCAAAGCCGCAGCAGCCGCAGCAGCCGCCTCCCAAGACGCCCGCTCCAACGCCTCCAGGTGCTGCTGCCGACGCGGCGAGGCCCGCTCGGCCTGCGGGTGAGAAGGACTGGGAAGGGTTCGTAGATTTTGTAAAGGGGAAAAAACAGAGACTTGCCTCGCAGCTCAATGATGCGCGGCCGCTCATGGTGTCATCGACTCGGCTGGAGATAGGATTTCCCAGCGGTGTGTACTGGGGAAACCTTTCCCAGGGGGAAGGGCTCGACGAGTTGAAAAACTTTGCAGCGGCTTT from Geobacter sp. DSM 9736 includes the following:
- the dnaX gene encoding DNA polymerase III subunit gamma/tau — protein: MSYLVLARKWRPQTFADLIGQEHVSQTLKNAIDGGRVAHAFLFTGARGVGKTSSARILAKALNCDAGPAAEPCNACPTCKEITDGNSVDVFEIDGASNTGVDDIRELRDTIKYLPSRSRFKIFIIDEVHMLSTNAFNALLKTLEEPPPHVKFIFATTEPHKVPVTILSRCQRFDFKRISLPMIVARLRYIVDREEITISDASLAVVARKGDGSMRDSLSTLDQVLAFCGANVADDDVVTLLGVVDRRLLHETVSAVFARDTVAVLDIVKRVDAYGANMRNFCQELIECFRHLLILQAAGDVSDLLDVSEGELAELRAQAKAVTLIDLQRQLTLLLKAENDMAHSSFPRLIMEMALIKMATLVPVVPVDDLIARLKVLEGKTGGVVASSSPVWDSGPSRQAGQAPSVPKPQQPQQPPPKTPAPTPPGAAADAARPARPAGEKDWEGFVDFVKGKKQRLASQLNDARPLMVSSTRLEIGFPSGVYWGNLSQGEGLDELKNFAAAFFGEGISVKVTAASAGGGDVPLSLAEKKSLDITTRQKQMREEAETHPVVSAALEIFGGRLEEVEELKGSDS